The genomic DNA TGCTGGCGCACTTCGCCGGGGAGTGCACCGAGGACGAGGCGCGCGAGGAGACGGTGCGGGCGACCCGGCGGTTCGCCCGGCGGCAGGAGTCCTGGTTCCGCCGGGACGACCGGATCCACTGGCTGGCCCGTCCGGAGGGCGCCGACCCGGTCGAGCTGCTGGAACGCTCGCTGGAACTGGTCGCCGCGGGCTGAGGCGGCGCCCGGGGGCGGCTTCCGGCCACGGCGCCCGGGCAGCTGCACGGGAAGCCGCAGGTGCACGGGGAACCGAGGGTTACAGGCGGATCACGTCCTGGCATCGGATCACCCGACCACCCCCGGGGACGGCTGTCCGACTGCCTGGACATGCCATCATCGGTACCACCAGGGGCCGGTCACGCGGGGTCGGCCTCACCGCCCGCGAGCCGAAGCGCTCGTGTCGAGCCGTCAGGGGAGGCCGTGTGTCAACGGGTACCGGCCCCGAAACCGATGAGCTGACCGGCCTGGCCGACGGCTCGGAGACCCTGCCCGAGCTCATCGTCCCCACCACCTCGTACGCGGTGGCGCTGCCCGTCATCGACGACCTGGCCGCCCCCGGCGTGGTGCACGAGCGGGACATCCGTCCGCGTCGCCGGCTGCGCTGGTGGCAGATCCTGCCGTTCGCGGTCACCGGCACCTTCGGCTCGCTGATGTTCGCCTTCCCGCTGGCCTTCGGCAGCGACGCCGCCTCCGCGATGATCGGCATGCTCGGCCTGCTGATGACGGCCGCCTCGGTCGGCTGGGGCGCGATGGTCGTGCGGCGGGCCGGGTACAAGTGGCCGGGCGTGCCGCGGCGGGGCAGCGGCGAGCGGGCCGGCTGGCGGGCGATCGTGGTCTACACCCTGGTGGCGTGCGTCGCGGTGGCGCTGGCGCTGTGGCGGGTCGTGCAGCTCCGGGGCTGAGACGCTCCCGGGGCCGGCGTGCCGCGCGACAGTACTATCGGCGGTGTGAGCGAGCTGAGCGGACTGCCCTTCCTCAAGGGCCACGGCACCGAGAACGACTTCGTCATCCTGCCCGACCCCGACGGGCGGCTGGAGCTGGGCGCCGCGCAGGTCGCCGCGCTGTGCGACCGGCGGGCCGGGATCGGCGGCGACGGGGTGCTGCGGGTGGTGCGCGCGGCGGCGGACCCCACGGCCGTCGCGATGGCCGAGGCGGCCGAGTGGTTCATGGACTACCGCAACTCCGACGGCTCGATCGCCGAGATGTGCGGCAACGGCGTGCGGGTGTTCGCCCGGTACCTGGTGCACGCGGGCCTGGCGAAGCCGGGCGCGTTCGCGGTGGCCACCCGGGCCGGGGTCCGGAAGGTGCGGATCGCCGAGGACGCGGCGGACGGCACGCCGGGCGAGGTCACCGTGGACATGGGCGTGGCGAAGCTGCCGGGCCCGGACGGGATCGAGGTCGCGGTCGGCGGGCGCCGCTGGCCGGCCACCAACGTGAACATGGGCAACCCGCACGCGGTCGCGTTCGTCGCCGACCTCGCGCACGCGGGCGACCTCTTCGACGCGCCCGCGGTCAGCCCGGCCGGGGCGTACCCCGAGGGCGTCAACGTGGAGTTCGTGGTGGACCGCGGGCCGCGGCACGTCGCGATGCGGGTGCACGAGCGCGGCTCGGGCGAGACCCGCTCGTGCGGCACCGGCACCTGCGCGGTCGCGGTCGCGACGGCCCGCCGGGACGGGATCGACCCAGCGGTGACGGGCGAGGCGGTGTCGTACACGGTCGACGTGCCGGGCGGCCGGATCGTGCTGGAGGAGTTCCCGGACGGCCGGGTGGAGATGACCGGACCTGCGGTGATCGTCGCCGAGGGCACCATCGTCTGAGTCCCGGTCGGGAGGGCAAACCTCGGACGGCGTTCTCGTTCGGGTGACACGTGAGGCGATCGCGCGGTCGCGGGGCGTGGTGCGCTCGGTAGCATGGACCACCGGGTCGGGAGGCGCTCCGGTGTTCACTGCCGGAGGTGCAGATGACCGTTCGCCCCGAGTTGAGCGTGGGTCTGTCGTCGAGGCCGCAGGTCGGCCGGTTCAGCCGGGCGGCGTTGGGCCGGGCGGGCCGGGCGGCGCTGCTGGCCACCGGCCGGGCGCCGGTGCCGGACGCGATCGAGCCGATCGTGCAGGCGCACCGGCAGCACCATCCCCAGGCCGACCTCGCGCTGCTCAGCCGCGCCTACCGGCTGGCCCAGGAGAGCCACCGCGGGCAGATGCGCAAGAGCGGCGAGCCGTTCATCACCCACCCGCTCGCGGTGACGATGATCCTCGCGCAGCTGGGCGCCGACTCCACCACCCTGGTCGCCTCGCTCCTCCACGACACCGTGGAGGACACCGACGTGACGCTCGCTCAGGTCGCCGAGGACTTCGGCCCCGAGGTGGCGTACCTGGTCGACGGCGTGACCAAGCTGGAGAAGGTGGACTTCGGCGCGGCGGCGGAGCCGGAGACCTTCCGCAAGATGCTGGTGGCCACCGGCGACGACGTCCGGGTCATGGTGATCAAGCTGGCGGACCGGCTGCACAACATGCGGACGATCCGTCACATGAAGCCCGCCAGCCAGGTCCGGATCGCCAAGGTCACCCGGGACGTGCTGATCCCGCTGGCGGAGCGCCTGGGCATCCAGGTGGTGAAGGCGGAGCTGGAGGACATCGTCTTCGCCACCCTGCACCCCGAGGAGTACGCCCGCACCGGCGCGGTCGCCGCCGCGCACGAGGCGGCGCCGGACGAGCTGCTGCGCCCGTTCGCCGTCGAGCTGGGGCGGCAGCTGGCCGAGGCGGGCGTGGCGGCGGAGGTGACCGTGCGGCCGCGGCACCGCGTGTCGCTGCACCGGGTGCTGCTGAAGCGCGCGGCGGCGCTCCGCGAGGACGGGACGGCGCAGGGCCTGCTGCCGGCGGACTTCGGCCGGCTGCTGGTGGTGGTGGAGGAGAACGCGGACTGCTACGCGGTCCTCGGCGAGCTGCACACCTGCTGGACGCCGCTGCCGGGGGAGTTCAAGGACTTCGTGGCGGCGCCCAAGTTCAACCTGTACCAGTCACTGCACACGGCGGTCGCGCTGCCCGGCGGCGAGGTGGTGGAGGTGCTGGTGCGCACCCGGCGGATGCACCGGGTGGCGGAGACCGGGGTGGTCGCGCTGGGCGACCCGCACCAGCACGCGGCCGCGCCCGAGGCCGATCCCGAGGACCGCACCGACCCGGCCCGGCCCGGTTGGCTGAGCCGCTTCCTGGAGTGGCAGCAGGAGACCCCGGACCCGGACGCGTTCTGGTCGGCGCTGACCGCCGACCTCTCGGACGACCGCGAGATCACCGCGGTGACCGAGGACGGCGGGACGCTGCAGCTGCCCGCCGGGGCGAGCTGCGTGGACGCCGCGTACCTGCTCGGCGAGGAGACCGGCCACCGCTGCATCGGGGCCCGGGTGAACGGCCGGCTGGTCGCGCTGTCCACCTCGCTCAAGGACGGCGACATGCTGGCGGTGCTCACCGAGTCGACCGGCGAGCCGACCGGTCCGGCCCCGGAGTGGCTGGAGTACGCGCGCACGCCCGGTGCCCGGCTGGCGATCGAGCGGTGGCTGGCCGCGCACCCGGCGGGTGCCCCGGCGGTGGCCACCGGGCCGTCCGGCGGGCAGCCGGCTCCGGCCGCCCCGCCGCCGGCCGGGCGCGGCACGCTGCCGGTGGAGGTGGTCGGCCGGCCGGGCGCGGCGGTGCGGCTCGCCCGCTGCTGCACCCCGGTGCCGCCGGACGCGGTGACCGGCTTCGCGATCCGCGGCGGCGCGGTGGCGGTGCACCGCAGCGACTGCGCGGCCGGCCGGGAGATGCTGGCGGCCGGCCGGGGCCCGGTGGAGGTGGCGTGGATCCCCGGCGCGGGCCCGGCCGAGGGCTTCCGGGCGACCCTGGTCGCGGAGGCGCTGAACCGGCCCCGGCTGCTGGCCGACCTGACCGCGGCGATCTCCGGCGAGGGCGTGTCGATCTTCTCGGCGGAGGTGGAGCCGCCCCGCCAGCTGCGGGTGCGCCACTCGTACACCGTGGAGCTGCCCGCCGCCGAGGCGCTGCCCGCGGTGATGCGGGCGGTACTGCGGGTGTCCGGGGTGTACGACGTGTACCGGCCGGGGGAGCAGCCGCCCGGGGACACCGCGACAAATGGGGATGACGCGTCCACGGAGGGCGTGGGACCATCGTGGGGAATTCACGGGCGTTCCGCCGCGTTTTCGGAGAGCAGTAGCCGATCAATCTAAGGATGAGATGACCTCCACGTTCGACAGCCGCACCCAGCCGAGCGAGTCCGCGCGCCGACTCGCCGACCTCAAGGCGGAAGCCCTGATGGACGAGGACCTCGCGGCGATCGACGAGGACCTCGACCAGAACTACGACGGCGAGCAGTACGACCGGTCCGAGCGTGCGGCCCTGCGCCGCGTCGTCGGCCTCTCCACCGAGCTCCAGGACGTCACCGAGGTCGAGTACCGCCAGCTCCGTCTGGAGCGCGTGGTGCTCGTCGGCGTGTGGACCGACGGGACGCTCGAGGAGGCCGAGAACTCCATGGCGGAGCTGGCCGCACTCGCCGAGACCGCGGGTTCCGAGGTGCTGGACGGTGTGATCCAGCGCCGCGACAAGCCCGACGCCGCGACCTACATCGGGTCCGGCAAGGCCAAGGAGCTGCGCGACATCGTGGCCTCCACCGGCGCCGACACCGTCGTCTGCGACGGTGAGCTCACCCCCGGCCAGCTGATCCAGCTGGAGGACGTCGTCAAGGTCAAGGTCGTCGACCGGACGGCCCTGATCCTGGACATCTTCGCCCAGCACGCCAAGTCCCGGGAGGGCAAGGCGCAGGTCTCGCTCGCGCAGATGCAGTACATGCTGCCGCGCCTGCGAGGCTGGGGTCAGTCGCTGTCCCGGCAGATGGGTGGTGGTGGCTCCGGCTCGTCCGGCGGCGGCATGGCCACCCGTGGCCCCGGTGAGACCAAGATCGAGACCGACCGTCGTCGGATCCGCGAGAAGATGGCGAAGCTCCGCAAGGAGATCGCCGAGATGAAGAAGGGCCGCGACACCAAGCGCCAGGAGCGCAAGCGCCACCAGGTGCCGTCCGTGGCCATCGCCGGGTACACCAACGCCGGCAAGTCCTCCCTGCTCAACCGGCTCACCGGCGCCGGCGTCCTGGTGGAGAACGCCCTGTTCGCCACCCTGGACCCGACGGTCCGGCGGGCCCAGACCCCCAGCGGCCGGGTCTACACCCTGGCCGACACGGTCGGGTTCGTCCGGCACCTGCCGCACCACCTGGTCGAGGCGTTCCGCTCGACCATGGAGGAGGTCGCCGACGCCGACCTGATCCTGCACGTGGTGGACGGCTCGCACCCCGAGCCGGAGACCCAGCTCGCCGCGGTCCGCGAGGTGATCGTCTCGGTCGAGGCACAGAACGTGCCCGAGATCGTGGTGATCAACAAGGCGGACGCCGCGGACCCGCACGTGCTGCAGCGCCTGCTGCGCCGCGAGCCGCACGCCATCGTGGTGTCGGCCCGCAGCGGCACGGGCATCGACGAGCTGCTGAAGCTCATCGACGACGAGCTGCCGCGCCCCGCGATCGAGCTGCACGTCCTGGTGCCGTACACCCGCGGCGACCTGGTCAACCGGGTGCACAAGGAGGGCGAGCTGCTCTCCACCGAGCACACCGCCGAGGGCACCCTGCTGCACGCCAAGGTGGCCGCGGAACTGGCCGCCGAGCTGGAGCGCTACACGGTGGTCGCGACCGGCTGAGCCGCCGCGACCCGGAAGGGCCCGGCCCCCCTCGCGCGAGGGGGGCCGGGCCCTTCCGCGTGTCACTTGGGGAGCTTGTCGGCGAACGCCTCGTACATCTTGCGGGCCGTGTCGGTGAGAGTCGGCGAGGCCAGCATGGTGGAGGTCGAGTTGCCGACCGAGGTGTTGCCGATCAGCGCGGGCTTGCCGCCGCGCTGGGTGAACCAGCCGCCGCCGCTGGAACCGCCGGTCATGGTGCAGCCGATCGACTGCATCGGCGGGCGGCTCAGGTCGTAGGCGTACACGGTCGCCTTCACGGCCGAGTCGCAGTGCTCCAGCTCCGCGCCGTCGAACGGGGCGTCCGCCGGGTAGCCGTAGGCGGCGAGCGAGGGCACGGTGTCGGGCTGGGCGTTGAACCAGACCGGCACGGCGCCGCCGACGGTCTCCTCCAGCGACTTGCCGCCGCCGTCCTCGTTGTGGACGTGCAGCAGCGCGAAGTCGTACTGGCTGGCCGGGCCGCCGGTCTCGCCGCCCTCGGTGGTCCAGGTCGGCGTCACCCGGATCGCGTCGGCGGCGAACATGCCGTACGGCGCGACCTGCTCGAAGGTGGCCTTCTTGCCGCCGCTGGCGGCGCCGGTCCGGTTGTACGAGGGCACGAAGCTGATCTTCTTGAAGAAGTCGCCGCCCTTGCCCTCGTGGACGCAGTGCGCGGCCGTCCACACCAGGTTGGACTTGCCCGGGTGCTTCGGGTCGGCGACCACCGTGCCGGAGCACTCCGACCACTGCTTCTCCGAGACCTGCATGAAGATCTTGCCGACCACCGCGGTGCCCGGGCTGTACGGGTGCTTCTCCGGCTTGGCTGGGATCGCCGCCGGGAACCGCACCTCGGCCCGGGTCGGGGTCTTCGCCTGGGCGGCGTTGGCCTCCTTGGGCTTGACGCCCTGGGCGGTCTGCAGCTTGCCGAGGTCCCAGTAGTCCTTGACGGACTTGAAGGTCTCCGGGCTGAAGCCGTGCTGGGAGGCGAACTTCTCCCAGTCGTCGGCCGACCAGTCCTGCATCTTGGCGATCTGCGCCTGGAGGTCCTTGAGGTCGATGCCGGGCTTGGCGGCGCCGGACGACGCGGACGACGCGGCCGGCGGGGCCGCGTTCGGCTTCGGGTCGTCGTCGTTGCAGGCGGTCGCGGTCAGGCTCAGCACGGTGAGCACCGCGGCGGCCGCGGCCGCGCGGGACCGGTTGTTCAGGGTACGCATGGTCGAATTCCCCGTGGTAGGTCGGTTGTTCACTTCTTGGCGAGGTAGTCGAGGGCCTGCCGGGCGACGGTCTCCAGGTACGGGCCGTTCAGGGTGGTGCGCGCGGCGGTGCCGATCGAGGTGTTGCTGACCAGTGCCTGCCTGCCGTCCGGCATGGTGGCGAACCAGCCGCCGCCGCTCGCCCCGGCGGTCATGGTGCAGCCGATGGTCAGCATCGCCGGACGGGCCGCGTCGAAGGACCGGCTGCCCGGGCGGCCGCCCTCGCAGTGCTCCAGCTCCTTGCCGTCGAACGGCGCCACCGAGGGGTAGCCCCAGACCGAGACGGCGAGCTGCTCGCGCGGCGCGTCGAACCAGACCGGCACGGCCGTGCCGATGGTCTCCTCCAGCGACTTCCCGCCGCCCTTCGGGTCGCGGACCCGGATCACGGCGAAGTCGTACTGGTTGGCGGCGTCGCCGGCCCGGGTGCCCTCGGTGGTCCACAGCGGCGAGGTGATCACCTTGTCGGCCCACCACTGGCCGTACGGCGCGGTCTCGTCGAGGCCCGCCTTGTGGCCGCCGCTGGCGGCGCCCGAGCTGTTGTAGGCCGGCACGAAGATCAGGTTCTGG from Kitasatospora terrestris includes the following:
- the hflX gene encoding GTPase HflX, which produces MTSTFDSRTQPSESARRLADLKAEALMDEDLAAIDEDLDQNYDGEQYDRSERAALRRVVGLSTELQDVTEVEYRQLRLERVVLVGVWTDGTLEEAENSMAELAALAETAGSEVLDGVIQRRDKPDAATYIGSGKAKELRDIVASTGADTVVCDGELTPGQLIQLEDVVKVKVVDRTALILDIFAQHAKSREGKAQVSLAQMQYMLPRLRGWGQSLSRQMGGGGSGSSGGGMATRGPGETKIETDRRRIREKMAKLRKEIAEMKKGRDTKRQERKRHQVPSVAIAGYTNAGKSSLLNRLTGAGVLVENALFATLDPTVRRAQTPSGRVYTLADTVGFVRHLPHHLVEAFRSTMEEVADADLILHVVDGSHPEPETQLAAVREVIVSVEAQNVPEIVVINKADAADPHVLQRLLRREPHAIVVSARSGTGIDELLKLIDDELPRPAIELHVLVPYTRGDLVNRVHKEGELLSTEHTAEGTLLHAKVAAELAAELERYTVVATG
- the dapF gene encoding diaminopimelate epimerase, which translates into the protein MSELSGLPFLKGHGTENDFVILPDPDGRLELGAAQVAALCDRRAGIGGDGVLRVVRAAADPTAVAMAEAAEWFMDYRNSDGSIAEMCGNGVRVFARYLVHAGLAKPGAFAVATRAGVRKVRIAEDAADGTPGEVTVDMGVAKLPGPDGIEVAVGGRRWPATNVNMGNPHAVAFVADLAHAGDLFDAPAVSPAGAYPEGVNVEFVVDRGPRHVAMRVHERGSGETRSCGTGTCAVAVATARRDGIDPAVTGEAVSYTVDVPGGRIVLEEFPDGRVEMTGPAVIVAEGTIV
- a CDS encoding RelA/SpoT family protein produces the protein MTVRPELSVGLSSRPQVGRFSRAALGRAGRAALLATGRAPVPDAIEPIVQAHRQHHPQADLALLSRAYRLAQESHRGQMRKSGEPFITHPLAVTMILAQLGADSTTLVASLLHDTVEDTDVTLAQVAEDFGPEVAYLVDGVTKLEKVDFGAAAEPETFRKMLVATGDDVRVMVIKLADRLHNMRTIRHMKPASQVRIAKVTRDVLIPLAERLGIQVVKAELEDIVFATLHPEEYARTGAVAAAHEAAPDELLRPFAVELGRQLAEAGVAAEVTVRPRHRVSLHRVLLKRAAALREDGTAQGLLPADFGRLLVVVEENADCYAVLGELHTCWTPLPGEFKDFVAAPKFNLYQSLHTAVALPGGEVVEVLVRTRRMHRVAETGVVALGDPHQHAAAPEADPEDRTDPARPGWLSRFLEWQQETPDPDAFWSALTADLSDDREITAVTEDGGTLQLPAGASCVDAAYLLGEETGHRCIGARVNGRLVALSTSLKDGDMLAVLTESTGEPTGPAPEWLEYARTPGARLAIERWLAAHPAGAPAVATGPSGGQPAPAAPPPAGRGTLPVEVVGRPGAAVRLARCCTPVPPDAVTGFAIRGGAVAVHRSDCAAGREMLAAGRGPVEVAWIPGAGPAEGFRATLVAEALNRPRLLADLTAAISGEGVSIFSAEVEPPRQLRVRHSYTVELPAAEALPAVMRAVLRVSGVYDVYRPGEQPPGDTATNGDDASTEGVGPSWGIHGRSAAFSESSSRSI